A section of the Oryzias melastigma strain HK-1 linkage group LG2, ASM292280v2, whole genome shotgun sequence genome encodes:
- the fundc1 gene encoding FUN14 domain-containing protein 1 isoform X2, with the protein MATPNQREGQDEPESDDEVYEVVDLTEYARRHQWWSRVFGSNSGPIAEKYSVATQLMMGGVTGWCAGYVFQRVGKIAATAIGGGFLLLQIANHSGYVQVDWKKVEKDVNKAKKHLKKKANKAAPEINTFIEEVKATDFIKRNIIVSSGFVGGFFLGLAS; encoded by the exons ATGGCGACGCCTAACCAGAGAGAAG GTCAGGACGAGCCGGAGAGCGACGATGAGGTCTACGAGGTGGTGGACCTGACCGAGTACGCCCGGAGGCACCAGTGGTGGAGCCGGGTGTTCGGGAGCAACTCCGGCCCCATAGCGGAGAAGTATTCTGTGGCGACGCAGCTGATGATGGGAGGGGTGACCGGCTG GTGTGCTGGTTATGTTTTCCAGAGAGTTGGGAAGATCGCAGCCACTGCCATCGGTGGAGGCTTCCTTCTTCTACAG ATCGCCAATCACAGCGGCTACGTTCAGGTGGACTGGAAGAAAGTGGAGAAGGATGTAAACAAAGCCAAAAAGCACCTAAAGAAGAAGGCAAACAAAGCAGCCCCTGAAATCAACACATTCATAGAGGAGGTAAAG GCCACAGATTTCATAAAGAGGAACATCATCGTGTCCAGCGGGTTCGTGGGCGGGTTCTTCCTGGGTCTGGCCTCCTAA
- the fundc1 gene encoding FUN14 domain-containing protein 1 isoform X3, which yields MATPNQREGQDEPESDDEVYEVVDLTEYARRHQWWSRVFGSNSGPIAEKYSVATQLMMGGVTGWCAGYVFQRVGKIAATAIGGGFLLLQIANHSGYVQVDWKKVEKDVNKAKKHLKKKANKAAPEINTFIEEATDFIKRNIIVSSGFVGGFFLGLAS from the exons ATGGCGACGCCTAACCAGAGAGAAG GTCAGGACGAGCCGGAGAGCGACGATGAGGTCTACGAGGTGGTGGACCTGACCGAGTACGCCCGGAGGCACCAGTGGTGGAGCCGGGTGTTCGGGAGCAACTCCGGCCCCATAGCGGAGAAGTATTCTGTGGCGACGCAGCTGATGATGGGAGGGGTGACCGGCTG GTGTGCTGGTTATGTTTTCCAGAGAGTTGGGAAGATCGCAGCCACTGCCATCGGTGGAGGCTTCCTTCTTCTACAG ATCGCCAATCACAGCGGCTACGTTCAGGTGGACTGGAAGAAAGTGGAGAAGGATGTAAACAAAGCCAAAAAGCACCTAAAGAAGAAGGCAAACAAAGCAGCCCCTGAAATCAACACATTCATAGAGGAG GCCACAGATTTCATAAAGAGGAACATCATCGTGTCCAGCGGGTTCGTGGGCGGGTTCTTCCTGGGTCTGGCCTCCTAA
- the cenpl gene encoding centromere protein L, translated as MEPLGESVMRTPHNGAVVQRRSKTRSYRRSYRSCLGTTSRLCLTPALTTRRLNASRRAVKPQTLTERVDPAHLALLVKSEWQLSYVTPLYQFRHTQLKSYSKQLSAFIVAERQQGLAVEVSELQNSYRVSLSVLQGLTESENDPETVLIQIHSKPLFAKQDEPQRSVWSGWLTCIQGSPEYLCSLSKDFTCLPLFGSRGPEYLSRVVKSWFQKTFDCCFGPLEINHTSLQWFVALWVDCHSQSNIQHLKMLWTVPAEPPLQIMYTVDPQDAWDLWNSVKKEEAAKEAEEVGCIELEEVSGYLEALKSHFYRHFRLDLSAGILTQVSTALGLAKDTGRIKMSNSRHVIATLTLLTECALLKMPI; from the exons ATGGAGCCTTTAGGTGAAAG TGTGATGAGGACGCCTCACAACGGCGCTGTGGTTCAGCGGAGGAGCAAAACGCGCAGCTACAGGCGGTCGTACCGCAGCTGCTTAGGCACCACCTCCAGGCTCTGCCTCACGCCGGCGCTGACAACGCGGCGACTCAACGCCAGCAGGCGGGCTGTGAAGCCGCAGACTCTCACC GAGCGAGTGGACCCGGCGCATCTGGCCTTGTTGGTGAAGTCTGAGTGGCAACTGTCGTACGTTACTCCGCTCTACCAGTTCCGACACACGCAGCTGAAGAGCTACTCCAAACAGCTGTCGGCTTTTATTGTGGCGGAGAGGCAGCAGGGTTTGGCCGTGGAGGTCAGCGAGCTGCAGAACAGCTACAGGGTCTCCTTGTCTGTGCTTCAGGGGTTAACCGAGTCCGAGAACGACCCTGAAACAGTCCTCATACAG ATCCACTCAAAGCCGCTATTTGCGAAGCAGGATGAGCCTCAGAGGTCCGTGTGGAGCGGCTGGCTCACCTGCATCCAAGGCAGCCCCGAATATCTGTGCTCCCTCTCCAAAGACTTCACCTGCCTGCCTCTTTTTGGCAGCAGGGGGCCTGAATATCTGTCCCGCGTGGTCAAATCCTGGTTCCAAAAGACCTTTGACTGCTGCTTTGGCCCGCTAGAAATCAACCACACCAGCCTGCAGTGGTTTGTGGCGCTGTGGGTCGACTGCCACTCCCAGTCCAACATCCAGCACCTCAAAATGCTGTGGACAGTTCCCGCTGAGCCGCCGCTGCAGATAATGTACACGGTGGACCCCCAGGACGCCTGGGATCTGTGGAATAGCGTAAAGAAGGAGGAGGCGGCTAAAGAAGCAGAGGAGGTGGGCTGCATCGAGCTGGAGGAGGTGAGCGGGTACTTGGAGGCGCTGAAGAGCCACTTTTACCGACACTTCCGGCTGGACTTGTCAGCCGGGATCCTCACGCAGGTCTCCACGGCTCTGGGCTTGGCCAAAGACACCGGCAGGATCAAG ATGTCTAACAGTCGACACGTCATCGCCACCCTCACTCTACTGACGGAATGCGCCCTCCTCAAAATGCCCATCtag
- the fundc1 gene encoding FUN14 domain-containing protein 1 isoform X1: protein MATPNQREGQDEPESDDEVYEVVDLTEYARRHQWWSRVFGSNSGPIAEKYSVATQLMMGGVTGWCAGYVFQRVGKIAATAIGGGFLLLQIANHSGYVQVDWKKVEKDVNKAKKHLKKKANKAAPEINTFIEEVKVSVTTLCSFLSSTKPLHLFLNLHLFP from the exons ATGGCGACGCCTAACCAGAGAGAAG GTCAGGACGAGCCGGAGAGCGACGATGAGGTCTACGAGGTGGTGGACCTGACCGAGTACGCCCGGAGGCACCAGTGGTGGAGCCGGGTGTTCGGGAGCAACTCCGGCCCCATAGCGGAGAAGTATTCTGTGGCGACGCAGCTGATGATGGGAGGGGTGACCGGCTG GTGTGCTGGTTATGTTTTCCAGAGAGTTGGGAAGATCGCAGCCACTGCCATCGGTGGAGGCTTCCTTCTTCTACAG ATCGCCAATCACAGCGGCTACGTTCAGGTGGACTGGAAGAAAGTGGAGAAGGATGTAAACAAAGCCAAAAAGCACCTAAAGAAGAAGGCAAACAAAGCAGCCCCTGAAATCAACACATTCATAGAGGAGGTAAAGGTATCTGTAACAACGCTTTgctcttttctttcttccacTAAACCGCTTCACTTGTTCTTAAATCTCCATCTCTTCCCCTAA